The nucleotide window CAATTGGGATTCTCCCAGATTGGCACTCCATTTCGAAACTCAACAACATCAACCGCTCTTCGGTAGTTATGCGCACTTTGACCACATTTGGCATTGGTTACGATTTTACCAGGCAGGGTTCGACCCTTAGCATACAGTTCGTTTTGCTCCTCACAATCTCGATGCGCTGAAATCACTCGAAGCTCTATTCCCTCATTTCTTGCCTTGATTAGGAGTTTCCGTACTTTGGCTCTGAAGTCAGCCTCCAGGGTCAAGAGTAAAAGGTTGGTCTTATAATCAAAAGACCTGTATAAGGCTTTCCTGGACAGATAGAGCGTAACAGCGACCCCTACGACCAGGAATGACACACCACCATAAATATGATTCTTCTTGACCAACATTGGAGAATACTCTTATTGGTGTTCTCTCTTACTCTGACATTTACACTTGCCCTTCTTGCCTTCCTGGTACATCTTATAGAATTTGATGCTCATGTAGGTGATGTTAAGGATAAGAGAAGCACCGATGAGGAAGTTCATCGGTGTGCTGTTACTCTGTTGATTGGCCATTTTTTAGTTTGTTAAGTTCACTTTCCAGTTCCTGATTTCGCTGCTCCAGCTTCGAGATGAGTTCTTCGAGTTCATCGTTCCTTTTCTTTTCATCTTCAACCGACTTTTCCAACTCATCAATCCGCTCTTTCTGCCGCTGCATTTGCTCTTTCAGTTCTTGAGAAAGCTGCAAGAAGCTGGAGACCACTTCCTTGTTGGCCTGGGCAAAAAAGTTACTGGCCTCAGCATGCTTCAGCTTCTTGTCACTTCTCCATTTGATGATAGAATCGATCAACATCCAAAGCCCTTTTGCTCCAAGGATGATTCCGGTAATCTTGATGTAGTCCATTGCTTAGGTGTCTGGTAATAAGAATCCACCACCCTCATCTTCCGGTGGTTCTTTGCCCGTGATTCCATTCCATTGTTCGCTGATCGTCACATAATCACCACCCTCATTGTCTTCGGTAGCAAGTATGATATCACCGATACTTACGGCCAATCCATCACCACCGTCACTGTCTCCAATAAAGCCAGCACCGCTTACGGTGTAGAGATCTCCTTTTTTTGCTGCGGGAAACGGAGGGGAAGTTGAGGCATCGATGGTCCCTTTTAGCGTAACTCCTCCTGCAATTTCAAGGGAAGCACCAGAGCTAATAAGTGTAACCATCTGAAATTGAACACCATCGTATTTAAGGTCATAGATTGGGTCCAAACTCAAGTCACCTGCAACCAGGTCTCGCAGTGTATTATTGACAATCTTTTTGATCGCTATATTGCCTAATCCATTCACGTTCAGGGAAGCCGTATCGGTATTGGTTTGATGAAACTTCACCTGTAAGGATAGACCTGCTTTGTATGCAGTTAATGGAGGATCAAGGTTCAATATGTAATCATTGCCTAACCCAACTGTCTGCCCAAATCCTCCAGCTGTATTCTCTACTGGAATGTCACCCACCAGGTTAACATCCTTTAAATCTATGTCGCTTTGATATCCGCTCATTCACTTAATTTTTCTTGCGTTACCTTCCTTTTTAGTTGATTGCGGCGACGATTAGCAGGCCGGAAAGTCCTATGAGTAACCATTTCTTCTGCCGCTTTGACTTTTTTAATTGACGATCTCGCTCCTCAATATGCTCAGTAAGAGAAAGCACACTTTGATCAAGGTTTTTAGTAACCTGATCTTTTAAATCAATGGTCGCATTCAAATTGCTGATCTGTTTATCCTTGACTTCCATTAAGGAATACAGCCGTTGATTCTCAGTTGATAGACTTATTGCTATAGAATCGCTATAAATTCCTTCGGTAATGATTTTTGCCAACTCTCGGGATTGCGGGAGATTAAAGCAAAAAAGCGTGTCACTCTCCAGTATTTCGACGATGGGTTTCAAGGTTTGCGAAAAACTGCAAAAGCTCATCACCATCGTAATGATCAATAACTTCAATTTTCTCATTTCTCTGTTGTTTTAATTCATGAATAATTTGCTTCTCTGTGACCAGAAGATGGACGAGGCAATCAGCCTGAATGACCAAATGAAGATTCATCGAATCCAGGGCTTGACTTAATTGCTGAAGCGAATCATTTGTTTGCTTCATGAGCAATAACTCTTCTTCGTAATTAGGCAAAGCAACCTGGTTCGAACCATCTACATCAATAAGGAATTCCCAGCCTACCCAAAGGTTGAAAAGGATTCCAAGGATCAGGAGGTACTTACTTCTCTTCATCGCTTTGGTCAGTTGAGTCACTTCCAGATGTTTGAACCTTTTTTAGTCTTTTGTCCAGAAACTGGACCGTCTGATCGATAAGCAGCTTATGAAAGATCATGGCAAAGAGCAAAGCCTTGAATAGCTGTTCTATCAACTCCGGATCTTTTCCTCGAATGAAAAAGAGTGCCACTCCGTAAAGAACTCCGATGATCAGCGTCCGGTAACGGGTCTTTAATTTGACCTTGAAGATCTTGAAAAAGAAGGCTTTCGATTTGGGCTGGTTTGCCCCATAGGTCAATAAGATGAAGGTAATGATGTATGACCAGTCAAGGCTGATCATGTACTGCATTACAAACTCCACTAGTTGACTGATCATTGATTGTTGTAATTCCATTTTTTACTCGTTTAGTTATTTATAGATTTATTTACATGTAGACATATACACTTCTAGATTACTCCGATGAGAAAGGATTTGTCATCGATCATTGTTGCCCCATCACTCCTCTGATGACAAAAAAGGCCACTGATCCAGCAATGATGGTCCCTAACAAGTACATCGAGGTTCTGATCAATGTTTTGTCTGTCAGGGTAACAGTGACCTCTGTTTTTAACCCGTCATCATCAACTAATGAATCCAGGATGTTTTTAAAACTTGTTTTCTTTGTTGACCTCATACTTTGACTTGCTAATTAGGTCCGAACAATTACCTGTTCTGTAACATGGTTACTCATTCTGTAGCGGTTGAAGGTATTTTCATCCACTGTATCTGATCCAAGGTGTTTTTGAACCTTAGCGAGTGTCTTATCATCAAAAGCGCCTGATATCTTTCCGAAATAACCGTAGTTGCGCATCAACCAGACTTGAAGACGTTCAACCCGTGGACCGGTACTACCAGCTCTTAATGGAAACTCATCCGCTTCAGGAACAGAGAGTTCAAGATCATCATACTGCTCGCTAACCTCCAGCTCCTCATAGATCAAATCTCCTTCAACTTCACCTAAATCAACTGCTCCAACTTTGTCCGGTTCTTCAATGAAACTGCTCTCGCTTAAAGCTTCATCTTCTATTAGCTGATCAGCATAAACCAGTTCATCACTTACCTTGAGACTTTCTTTTGAGCTTGCTGGAGTTGACTTCTTTTTCCCGCTCAAATTGGCTCCTGAGTTGGCCCTGGAGTTAGTATTTAGTTTACTAATTGTTGGCCCCTTAATTACTTTCTCTTTAATAACTGGACCTGACTCATTAACCGTGTCCTTTGTATTTTCCTCATCCTGTTTGTTTTCGTCATCCTCTTCTTTAAAGACCAGGTAGGTAATAAATCCTAACCCCAGAATTCCACCAAGAAGGCAACCGGCTTTGATTAAATCTTTATTTGTCATGATCCTATGAATTTTAGTGCGTTTTTAATTCCTATTAAGTCCGTAGTGCTGAACCTTTCTTTTCCCAATTTCTTTTTAGCCGCCGCCTGAGTCAATGCTCCGAATTGACCATCAATACCATCCCGATTTCGCCCACTTTTCCCAATATCCATTTTAAGTGCCTTCAGGTAGCGTTGAAGAATACTTACATCAGGATGACAGGTACCATAAGTCAATGGATATTGCTGATTGATACATTTAAACCCTTTGTTATTGGCTGTCTCAGCGGGATTGGAGGATGGAGTTTTGATATGAGCTTCTTTCCTCGATTTCTTTTTCTTCTCTAAATACCAGTAGGCAACTCCACTGCCTGCCAACAAGATGAGCGTCCCACCAATCCAGAAGACTTTACTATCCAGTTTGAAGTGTTCACCATTTGATCGAGTGGCTTTTGATTGCTTTGATGCTGTTTTAGTCTTTGATGAAGTCATGCTTTTTTTCGTGCGTGTTCTTTTAATCCTTAGTCGTTTTTTCCAACTGCTTTTTATGCAAACCGGTAGTTAGGTAAGCGCTTCACCGGCTGATGAACATAGTTGTTCAATTCACTTTTGCTCAAAAAACCATTGAGGTATTCCCACAGGTCTTTTTTGTATTTCACCCAAAAAGCTCTGGAGAGCGTAGCTACCTGCACTTTATCCTTCAATCGCTTCTGGAATATCGTTTTTACGGCTTGCTCATCATCATTGGCCCACCAGGAAGAACCTTTGGCCTCATACAAGGTCTGAGCCAGTTGACTGGCCTCGGATGGATGGAGCAACTGGATCCTTTTTGGCTTTACCCATCGAACAACATCCTGTTCGTAGTTCATGTCAAATGGATTATTCCAGTTGGGTTCTGAAAGCGTGGAACCTATAGCTGTTCCGGTGCCTGTCCCTGTTGATCCGCTTTTATTCTCCTTTTTAGTCTTAATTCGGTTTGTTGGTCCTTTTGCCCGATAAGAATGATTCTTCTCCGTAAAGAATAAGAAATAGATCAGTGCTCCGGTACCAAGTGCTGCGGATGCTCCTCCGATAACCCACCAGAGGGTGTTATCTTTTTGTGGTGTGCTCCCGTTTAATGCTTTGACCTTGTTCATCTTCATTGCTTTTCTAGGCTGTTCTGTATGCTGGAAGTGGTCTGACAATACGAAGGATAGTATCGATTTCCTTGCTGTCCAATCGCTCACTCAATTGATCGATCAAATTGATACCATACCGATTGAAGTAAGCGGAAGCCAATTGCGAGACCTGTACCTTGTCCTTGAGCTTCCTGAATGCGGCATAGACCTGCTTTTCATCATCACCGCCAGTCCACCAACTTCCCCAGGCGTTATGGATTTGATTCGCGTATTCATTGATCACTTCATTCTTCAGTGTTAAGATCTGCTTTGGTGTGCTGGAAAGGACTTCATCCTTGTAGTGAAGGTCAAAAGCCTTTTCTGAAAGCAAGCCTGAAGTGGCAGGTTTCAATTGCCTGTTGATCTCTTTGATGATCTCTGCAGCCAGCCTGTCACGCTGCTTGGTGCGATGTGATACATAAATCATCGCAAGGCAACCCATGGCCGTGACTACCCCTCCGGCGATCAATACATGCTGCTGATTTCTTTTCTTCATCCCTTTAGCAGTTGAGTACTTAGTTTGGTTGCCCTTCCCGCCGGAGTTAGCATCGCCAGATCACTGATGTCCTTGTTCCTGAAGGTATTGATCAGTAAGATCAGTATTAAAAGAGTCGTACCTCCAAGTAATATTGGAGCGCCAACAGAGACAATTTTGGTCATGTTCTTACCAAGTCCTAAAAGGTTTCCTCCAATACCTGACAAGTCCGCAATGGCCCTGGTGGAAGCATTGGAAACATCCATATCATGTCGCTTGAGCCACTTGTTAAAGTCAGCATTGGTGGTACAGGAAACAGCACCTACCTCTGCCCAGGTAACCAACCAAATGGTTCTGGCATTATCCCTCCCGACAGATTTTCTCAAGTCCTCGTAATAGGATTTCCAAAGCTCACAGGGACTTCCTTTTCCAGGGATGAAATAAGTGCTGTTGCCTACATTTAATTGTCTCATGTTTCTTTAATTGCCAGACTTCAGTCTATTTTCTTCAAGAAGCTTTTTAATGCGGTCCTTAAAAGCTTGCTCCTTTTTTAAAGCCTCTTCCTTATCATATTGCAGGTAGAGTTGCCTCCCCAAGAAGAACCCGACTGCTAAAGACATAATGGTTCTCATAAGCCTAAACCTTCTTAATTGTTTTCACTTGCCTTGAATAAGTTCTCTGAAGGAATACCAAGCTCCTGAAGCCATGCAGGCACATCAAAGGCCGGGTTATGCTGGTCTTTCTTGGCCGGAACCTGATCCCATCCCAATACCTGAATTTTGGGGAAGCGCTTCACATAGAATTGGACCACTGAAGCCAACGTCTCTTTTTGTTCTTCGCTTCGAGTATCTTTGGGTTTGGTTCCCTTTTTATCCATCCCACCGACGAAGGCCAGGATCTTCGTTTTCCCATTAAGGCCATTGACTCCATCGGAAAAACCCCACAGATCTACTTCATTGGGATTCTCTTCCTGGATAATCGTTTCCAATGTACCATCAGGCTGGACTAAATAGTCATAACCTGGACGGTTAAACCCATGGCCACCAAGGGCCACGGATTGTGTATGTTGTTCAATGATTACGGCTTTGGTTACCGGTTTTCCGGCTCCGGTTTGCGTACTGGTGATGATTAAATAATCCGGGTTTTGCATTGCTTTATTTTTTGCTTTGAATTCTTTTTTATTCGATTTCGATTGATCAGGAGCCTTAGAGGACCAGAGGTCTATTTGTGCTTGAATAGAAAAATGTTCTTCTCATCAACGCCAATGGATCGAAGCCAAGAAGGAACATCGTAATTGGGACAAGTCTTATTGGTATTAGGTGCCTGATAATGCCCCATCACCTTGATATCGGGATGCCTTAGAATCATGTATTTGATGTAGGTTTCCTCCGCTACTTTTTGGGCTTTGGTACGCGTATCCTTGTTGTTCCCTAATCGGTCCAGGCCTCCCACATAGGCATAGTGTCTGGAAACTCCGTTGATGC belongs to Cytophagales bacterium and includes:
- a CDS encoding M15 family metallopeptidase; its protein translation is MLVKKNHIYGGVSFLVVGVAVTLYLSRKALYRSFDYKTNLLLLTLEADFRAKVRKLLIKARNEGIELRVISAHRDCEEQNELYAKGRTLPGKIVTNAKCGQSAHNYRRAVDVVEFRNGVPIWENPNWEIIGRLGESLGLQWGGRWKSIKDKPHFQDLQGYSIAQRYDQFLATGNFTT
- a CDS encoding lysozyme; its protein translation is MAKLKYLVAHCLLTREGRNYTTEDVLAWHTDPVNRGGFGWKKPGYSDMIYLDGSLHNLLPFDQDDEVDSWEISNGARGINGVSRHYAYVGGLDRLGNNKDTRTKAQKVAEETYIKYMILRHPDIKVMGHYQAPNTNKTCPNYDVPSWLRSIGVDEKNIFLFKHK
- a CDS encoding peptidoglycan-binding domain-containing protein, giving the protein MTSSKTKTASKQSKATRSNGEHFKLDSKVFWIGGTLILLAGSGVAYWYLEKKKKSRKEAHIKTPSSNPAETANNKGFKCINQQYPLTYGTCHPDVSILQRYLKALKMDIGKSGRNRDGIDGQFGALTQAAAKKKLGKERFSTTDLIGIKNALKFIGS